The following proteins are co-located in the Microbacterium sp. Clip185 genome:
- a CDS encoding MFS transporter permease, translated as MWLRRAGFHWLLPSAFLLPLWLFVGWTVTGAGGWALLWVLFIAIPSVFFGQLLLTLLTRLRPTARAERALSWWDVAGYGLWHALTIALGLFVQQWWAPVMVLTVLVGVANIWLQFWQLWREARPRAAVLHASDGTAYIPPTKPSPAASAPAHEVIVVEETLQRDA; from the coding sequence ATGTGGCTTCGTCGTGCCGGCTTCCACTGGCTTCTGCCCTCCGCCTTCCTGCTGCCGCTCTGGCTCTTCGTCGGGTGGACGGTGACGGGCGCTGGCGGCTGGGCTCTGCTGTGGGTCCTGTTCATCGCCATCCCCTCCGTCTTCTTCGGGCAGCTTCTGCTGACGCTGTTGACCCGTCTTCGTCCGACGGCGCGCGCCGAACGTGCGCTCTCCTGGTGGGATGTGGCCGGTTACGGCCTCTGGCACGCGTTGACGATCGCACTCGGCTTGTTCGTGCAACAGTGGTGGGCGCCCGTCATGGTGCTCACAGTGCTGGTGGGTGTGGCGAACATCTGGTTGCAGTTCTGGCAGCTGTGGCGCGAGGCGCGCCCGCGAGCGGCCGTGCTCCACGCCAGTGACGGCACGGCCTATATCCCGCCGACGAAGCCTTCGCCCGCCGCATCCGCGCCGGCGCACGAGGTCATCGTGGTCGAGGAGACGCTGCAGCGCGACGCCTGA
- the lepB gene encoding signal peptidase I, producing MSTDNPSVDDASLPRRTRPRRRRGALIFLRDVLVIILIALLVSFLVKTFLVRSFYIPSASMENTLIEQDRILVDELTPRFGGYERGDVVVFRDPGGWLGSSVSAPSQGPIVDGIEWVLSLVGLAAPDSDDHLIKRIIGLPGDHVVCCNDLGQITVNGAPIDESSYLLLPDPGAPASSLDFDVTVPEGSLWVLGDNRYRSKDSRYNQDQPGRGFVPIDNVVGRAFLITWPFDRFGGIDFHHEVFADVPKPEGQ from the coding sequence ATGAGCACCGACAACCCCTCCGTCGACGACGCATCGCTGCCGCGCCGAACCCGGCCTCGCCGACGCCGCGGTGCGTTGATCTTCCTCCGCGATGTCCTCGTCATCATCCTGATCGCGTTGCTCGTGTCGTTCCTGGTGAAGACGTTCCTCGTGCGCTCGTTCTACATCCCGTCGGCGTCGATGGAGAACACGCTGATCGAGCAGGATCGCATCCTCGTCGATGAGCTGACGCCGCGTTTCGGGGGATACGAGCGCGGCGACGTCGTGGTGTTCCGTGACCCGGGCGGCTGGCTCGGCTCCTCGGTGTCCGCTCCGAGTCAGGGGCCGATCGTCGACGGCATCGAGTGGGTGCTCTCGCTCGTGGGCCTTGCCGCGCCCGACAGCGACGACCACCTCATCAAGCGCATCATCGGGCTGCCCGGCGATCACGTCGTCTGCTGCAACGACCTCGGCCAGATCACGGTCAACGGCGCTCCGATCGACGAGTCCTCCTATCTCCTGCTGCCCGACCCTGGAGCTCCTGCATCCTCGCTCGATTTCGACGTCACGGTGCCGGAGGGCTCCCTCTGGGTGCTGGGGGACAACCGGTACCGATCGAAGGACTCGCGTTACAACCAGGATCAGCCCGGCCGCGGCTTCGTGCCGATCGACAACGTCGTCGGACGCGCGTTCCTGATCACCTGGCCGTTCGACCGCTTCGGCGGTATCGACTTCCACCACGAGGTGTTCGCGGACGTTCCGAAGCCGGAGGGTCAGTGA
- the rpsP gene encoding 30S ribosomal protein S16 gives MAVKIRLKRLGKIRAPYYRIVVADSRTKRDGRVIEEIGQYHPTEEPSVIKVDSERAQYWLGVGAQPTEQVLAILKLTGDWGRFKGDKDAVSTVKYAEGKAPFEVDSAKKSVIKPKAEKKAEEPAPVEAEAADEAAESTEA, from the coding sequence GTGGCTGTCAAGATCCGTCTCAAGCGTCTCGGAAAGATCCGTGCGCCCTACTACCGCATCGTCGTCGCCGACTCGCGCACCAAGCGCGACGGTCGTGTGATCGAGGAGATCGGTCAGTACCACCCGACCGAGGAGCCCTCGGTCATCAAGGTCGACTCCGAGCGGGCGCAGTACTGGCTCGGCGTCGGCGCTCAGCCGACCGAGCAGGTCCTCGCCATCCTCAAGCTCACGGGCGACTGGGGTCGCTTCAAGGGCGACAAGGACGCCGTGAGCACCGTCAAGTACGCAGAGGGCAAGGCCCCCTTCGAGGTCGACTCGGCCAAGAAGTCGGTCATCAAGCCCAAGGCCGAGAAGAAGGCCGAAGAGCCCGCTCCCGTCGAGGCCGAGGCCGCCGACGAGGCTGCTGAGAGCACCGAGGCGTAA
- a CDS encoding ribonuclease HII encodes MSPVEPTLRLERRLWAEQRVVIACDEVGRGALAGPVVIGATVMAPRTRRVRIPEGLRDSKLIPEARRADVARAAESWVDASALGWASAAEIDAVGITRALGLAAHRALDGLRSQGVDTRDAVVLLDGNHDYITPAGATPYEVRTVIKGDRDCASAAAASVVAKVARDAHMVALHPDAPAYLWERNKGYASPEHRAAIAAHGLHAHHRASWQIASAPTLF; translated from the coding sequence GTGAGCCCCGTCGAACCGACGCTGCGCCTGGAGCGGCGGTTGTGGGCCGAGCAGCGTGTCGTCATCGCCTGCGACGAAGTCGGGCGAGGCGCTCTGGCCGGCCCCGTCGTGATCGGAGCGACGGTCATGGCACCACGCACGCGCCGCGTCCGCATCCCCGAGGGGCTGCGAGACTCGAAGCTCATCCCCGAAGCGCGCAGAGCGGATGTGGCCCGCGCGGCCGAGTCTTGGGTCGATGCGAGCGCTCTGGGGTGGGCCTCGGCCGCCGAGATCGACGCGGTGGGGATCACTCGGGCGCTCGGTCTCGCAGCGCACCGCGCTCTCGACGGTCTTCGCTCGCAGGGCGTGGATACGAGGGATGCGGTCGTCCTGCTCGACGGCAACCATGACTACATCACGCCCGCAGGCGCGACGCCGTACGAGGTGCGCACCGTCATCAAGGGCGACCGCGACTGTGCGAGCGCCGCTGCCGCATCCGTCGTCGCCAAGGTCGCGCGCGACGCGCACATGGTCGCGCTGCACCCGGATGCGCCCGCGTACCTCTGGGAACGCAACAAGGGCTACGCGAGCCCGGAGCATCGTGCCGCCATCGCCGCGCACGGGCTTCACGCGCATCACCGGGCCTCGTGGCAGATCGCCTCGGCGCCCACCCTCTTCTGA
- the map gene encoding type I methionyl aminopeptidase produces MIELRTPAEIEQMRPAGRFVAEVLATLRDETKVGTNLLTLDRRAHDMIRKAGAESCYIDYHPSFGASPFGKVICTSINDAVLHGLPFDYTLRDGDLVSLDFAASVGGWVADSAVSFVVGTPRDEDLRLIETTRVALDAAIQAATVGNRVGDVSAAIAAVSHGAGYSINTDFGGHGVGRVMHGDPHVPNDGKPGRGYPLREGLVVALEPWLLETTDRLVTDPDGWTLRSADGSRGAHTEHTVAVTADGPVVLTDRGFLGVD; encoded by the coding sequence ATGATCGAACTGCGCACGCCGGCCGAGATCGAGCAGATGCGACCGGCAGGGCGCTTCGTCGCCGAAGTGCTGGCGACGCTGCGGGACGAGACGAAGGTCGGCACGAACCTGCTGACACTGGATCGCCGGGCGCACGACATGATCCGCAAGGCCGGCGCAGAATCCTGCTACATCGACTACCACCCGTCCTTCGGCGCGAGCCCTTTCGGCAAGGTGATCTGCACCTCGATCAACGACGCCGTGCTGCACGGGCTCCCCTTCGACTACACGCTGCGCGACGGGGACCTCGTCTCGCTCGACTTCGCCGCATCCGTCGGCGGCTGGGTCGCGGACTCCGCCGTCTCCTTCGTGGTCGGAACCCCTCGCGACGAGGATCTGCGCCTGATCGAGACCACGCGCGTCGCCCTGGATGCGGCGATCCAGGCGGCGACGGTCGGCAATCGCGTCGGGGATGTCTCCGCTGCCATCGCCGCCGTCTCCCACGGAGCCGGCTACTCCATCAACACGGACTTCGGCGGGCATGGAGTCGGCCGCGTCATGCACGGCGATCCGCATGTCCCCAACGACGGCAAGCCCGGCCGCGGCTACCCGCTGCGCGAAGGTCTCGTGGTGGCGCTCGAGCCGTGGCTCCTGGAGACGACCGATCGCCTGGTGACCGACCCGGACGGCTGGACGCTGCGCAGCGCCGACGGCTCCCGTGGAGCGCACACCGAGCACACGGTGGCCGTCACGGCCGACGGCCCCGTCGTCTTGACCGACCGCGGGTTCCTCGGAGTGGACTGA
- a CDS encoding TetR/AcrR family transcriptional regulator — protein sequence MTDVPRLGRPRASSPETLAEAACELFFEQGYDGTSIGDITRRAGVARASFFNYFRAKSDVLWSGFDARLAAALGAIGEGAPVAQALARIGRDLAPDTLALAITNADAMGLGEELERQRAERLALLQREIARRLTDAHGDALLAQIRAAAYGAAVLGAVWMWAQRGASSVSLEGLLDHALSLCEGYGASGDSSGPALA from the coding sequence GTGACCGACGTACCGCGCCTGGGACGGCCTCGGGCGAGCTCGCCCGAGACGCTCGCCGAAGCCGCGTGCGAGCTGTTCTTCGAGCAGGGGTACGACGGGACCTCGATCGGGGACATCACCCGCCGCGCCGGAGTCGCGCGCGCCAGCTTCTTCAACTACTTCCGCGCCAAGAGCGACGTGCTCTGGTCGGGTTTCGATGCGCGCCTGGCAGCGGCGCTCGGCGCGATCGGGGAGGGCGCGCCCGTCGCGCAGGCTCTCGCTCGCATCGGACGCGACCTCGCGCCCGACACGCTCGCGCTGGCGATCACCAACGCAGACGCCATGGGCCTCGGCGAGGAGCTCGAGCGCCAGCGCGCGGAGCGGCTGGCGCTGCTCCAGCGCGAGATCGCCCGCCGGCTGACCGATGCTCACGGCGATGCGCTTCTCGCGCAGATCCGCGCAGCCGCCTACGGTGCGGCGGTGCTCGGTGCAGTCTGGATGTGGGCACAACGCGGAGCGTCTTCCGTGTCGCTGGAGGGGCTGCTGGACCACGCGCTGTCCCTTTGCGAAGGCTACGGAGCGTCCGGCGACTCATCCGGCCCCGCGCTCGCGTAA
- the rplS gene encoding 50S ribosomal protein L19, with protein sequence MQILDAVDAASLRSDIPDFGPGDTVKVHVNITEGNRSRIQVFQGVVIGRQGDGVRETFNVRKISFQVGVERIFPVHSPIIDKIEVVTRGDVRRAKLYYLRNLRGKKAKIKEKRDR encoded by the coding sequence ATGCAGATCCTCGACGCCGTCGATGCGGCTTCGCTCCGCTCCGACATCCCGGACTTCGGTCCCGGCGACACCGTCAAGGTGCACGTCAACATCACCGAGGGCAACCGCTCGCGTATCCAGGTCTTCCAGGGCGTCGTCATCGGCCGCCAGGGCGACGGCGTGCGCGAGACCTTCAACGTCCGCAAGATCAGCTTCCAGGTCGGCGTCGAGCGCATCTTCCCGGTGCACTCGCCGATCATCGACAAGATCGAGGTCGTGACGCGTGGTGACGTGCGTCGCGCCAAGCTGTACTACCTCCGCAACCTCCGCGGCAAGAAGGCGAAGATCAAGGAGAAGCGCGACCGCTGA
- a CDS encoding RNA-binding protein, with product MLAAALEHVVKGIVDNPDAVRIVSSTSPRGDVLEVHVHPDDRGRVIGRGGRTAKSLRTVVTALADGTRVRVDVADD from the coding sequence GTGCTGGCTGCCGCGCTCGAGCACGTCGTCAAGGGGATCGTCGACAACCCTGACGCCGTGCGCATCGTCTCGTCCACGTCACCGCGAGGCGACGTGCTCGAGGTGCACGTACACCCCGATGACCGGGGTCGCGTGATCGGGCGCGGCGGTCGCACCGCCAAGTCTCTGCGGACCGTGGTCACGGCTCTCGCCGACGGCACCCGCGTGCGCGTCGACGTCGCCGACGACTGA
- the rimM gene encoding ribosome maturation factor RimM (Essential for efficient processing of 16S rRNA), whose translation MAAASGDGARASAPRPGKTQLRVGRLVKAHGLKGALKLELYTDDPDGRFVPGAEFTLQVPDSSPWFGKTVTVREFRWMNTHPVAFFEGVDDRDAAESLVRAILWIDQDEQSTPDEEDAWFDHQLVGLDVVRDGVVVGRVARVDHLPAQDLLAVAVGENEVLVPFVKAIVPEVDPAAGRVVVTPPAGLFEELPADDESAGDDETAAARED comes from the coding sequence ATGGCGGCCGCATCCGGTGACGGCGCGCGCGCATCCGCGCCGCGCCCCGGAAAGACCCAGCTTCGCGTCGGCCGCCTCGTCAAAGCCCACGGCCTCAAGGGCGCCCTGAAACTCGAGTTGTACACGGACGACCCCGACGGTCGATTCGTCCCCGGGGCGGAGTTCACCCTCCAAGTCCCCGACTCGTCGCCGTGGTTCGGCAAGACCGTCACCGTGCGCGAGTTCCGGTGGATGAACACGCATCCCGTCGCGTTCTTCGAGGGCGTCGACGACCGCGACGCGGCCGAATCCCTCGTGCGCGCCATTCTCTGGATCGACCAGGACGAGCAGAGCACCCCCGACGAAGAGGACGCCTGGTTCGACCACCAGCTCGTCGGCCTCGACGTCGTCCGCGACGGGGTCGTCGTGGGGCGGGTCGCCCGCGTCGATCACCTTCCCGCGCAGGATCTGCTGGCTGTCGCCGTCGGCGAGAACGAAGTGCTCGTCCCCTTCGTCAAGGCGATCGTCCCCGAGGTCGATCCCGCCGCCGGTCGCGTCGTCGTGACGCCGCCTGCCGGGCTCTTCGAGGAGCTTCCCGCCGACGACGAATCCGCCGGTGACGACGAAACGGCCGCGGCCCGCGAGGACTGA
- a CDS encoding DUF2469 family protein, with the protein MDDDVFEDYDRELELALYREYRDVVSQFQYVIETERRFYLANDVNVVRRDTEHDFYFEISMTDVWVWDIYRADRFVKAVRVLTFKDVNVEELSRRDFQLPEELSLDN; encoded by the coding sequence ATGGATGACGATGTCTTCGAAGACTACGACCGCGAACTCGAGCTCGCCCTCTACCGGGAGTACCGCGACGTCGTCTCGCAGTTCCAGTACGTGATCGAGACCGAGCGCCGCTTCTACCTCGCCAACGACGTCAATGTCGTGCGTCGCGACACCGAGCACGATTTCTACTTCGAGATCTCGATGACGGATGTCTGGGTGTGGGACATCTACCGCGCCGACCGCTTCGTGAAGGCGGTGCGCGTGCTGACGTTCAAGGACGTCAACGTCGAGGAGCTCTCGCGTCGCGACTTCCAGCTTCCTGAGGAACTCTCGCTCGACAACTGA
- a CDS encoding SGNH/GDSL hydrolase family protein — protein sequence MNVRRHSLRAAAWGAVGVVVLVISGCAAAPAHRPNSAPHPTSPAPSTSPTHTPTVASDAVIVTIGDSIMSGYGLDPDEAWPVLLGEQTHLDIVNLSCGGAGFVVDGDCGTNFSALAKQAIDLDPAMVILQSSDNDADEDADDIDAATRATVEELHEALPSTRIVGLSTLWNQPWEAPQSIAWSSDALRSAVEAADGTFVWLGQPLQENPELLQWDSEHPTAEGQQYLARHVRALLAHAGIVL from the coding sequence GTGAACGTCCGCCGCCACTCGCTCCGCGCCGCAGCATGGGGCGCTGTCGGCGTCGTGGTGCTGGTGATCAGCGGGTGCGCCGCCGCTCCTGCGCATCGGCCGAACAGCGCTCCCCATCCGACCTCACCCGCGCCGTCGACCTCTCCGACGCACACTCCCACGGTCGCCTCCGACGCCGTCATCGTCACGATCGGCGACTCGATCATGTCGGGATACGGACTCGACCCCGACGAGGCGTGGCCCGTGCTGCTGGGCGAGCAGACACACCTCGACATCGTGAACCTCTCGTGCGGAGGCGCGGGGTTCGTGGTCGACGGCGACTGCGGGACGAACTTCTCCGCGCTCGCGAAGCAGGCCATCGACCTCGACCCCGCGATGGTCATCCTGCAGTCCTCGGACAATGACGCGGACGAGGATGCCGACGACATCGACGCGGCGACGCGCGCCACGGTCGAGGAGCTGCACGAGGCTCTTCCCTCGACGCGGATCGTCGGATTGAGCACGCTGTGGAACCAGCCCTGGGAGGCGCCGCAGTCCATCGCGTGGAGCTCGGACGCCCTCCGCTCAGCCGTGGAGGCGGCGGATGGCACGTTCGTGTGGCTGGGACAGCCGCTGCAGGAGAACCCTGAGCTGCTGCAGTGGGACAGCGAGCATCCGACCGCGGAGGGTCAGCAGTACCTCGCCCGCCACGTACGCGCGCTCCTCGCGCACGCGGGCATCGTGCTCTGA
- the ffh gene encoding signal recognition particle protein: protein MATFGTLSDRLTETFRNLRTKGKLSPADVDGTVREIRRALLDADVALAVVKEFTGKVRERALGDEVNRALNPAQQVVQIVNEELVAILGGEQRRLQFAKTPPTVIMLAGLQGSGKTTFAGKLARLLEKDGHTPLLIAADLQRPNAVNQLQVVAERAGAAIYAPEPGNGVGDPVRVARDGVEYARRHQHDTVIIDTAGRLGVDAELMKQAADIRTATDPDEVLFVIDAMIGQDAVNTATAFQEGVDFTGVVLSKLDGDARGGAALSVASVTGRPIIYASTGEGLEDLEPFHPDRMASRILDLGDILTLIEQAQQTFDEAEAMKVAEKLAKEQFTLEDFLEQLQQMKKMGSMKKMLGMLPGMGQMKQQLDNFDEREIDRTEAIIRSMTPAERRNPKLLNGSRRLRIARGSGMTVTDVNQLVQRFDQAAKMMKTVARGGVPSMPGVGSMGRPGASAKRGKQQKAKGSRSGNPAKRAAENAGLPAAEPTGSGFGLGGGGKAPSEADLAELQKLLGRG from the coding sequence ATGGCGACTTTCGGCACCCTCTCCGACCGGCTCACTGAGACCTTCCGCAATCTGCGTACGAAGGGAAAGCTCAGCCCCGCCGACGTCGACGGGACGGTGCGCGAGATCCGTCGCGCTCTGCTCGACGCCGACGTCGCCCTGGCGGTCGTGAAGGAGTTCACCGGCAAGGTGCGCGAGCGGGCGCTCGGCGACGAGGTCAATCGTGCGCTGAATCCGGCGCAGCAGGTCGTGCAGATCGTCAACGAGGAGCTCGTCGCGATCCTGGGCGGTGAGCAGCGACGTCTGCAGTTCGCCAAGACCCCGCCCACCGTCATCATGCTCGCGGGTCTGCAGGGTTCCGGAAAGACGACGTTCGCCGGAAAGCTGGCGCGCCTTCTCGAGAAGGACGGCCACACGCCTCTTCTCATCGCCGCCGACCTCCAGCGCCCCAACGCCGTCAACCAGCTTCAGGTGGTCGCAGAGCGCGCGGGAGCGGCGATCTACGCCCCTGAGCCCGGCAACGGCGTAGGCGACCCCGTGCGCGTCGCACGCGATGGCGTCGAGTACGCTCGCCGCCACCAGCACGACACCGTCATCATCGACACCGCGGGGCGCCTGGGCGTCGACGCGGAGCTCATGAAGCAGGCCGCTGACATCCGCACGGCGACCGACCCGGACGAAGTCCTGTTCGTCATCGACGCGATGATCGGGCAGGATGCGGTCAACACCGCTACGGCGTTCCAGGAGGGTGTGGACTTCACCGGCGTCGTGCTCTCCAAGCTCGACGGCGATGCCCGCGGTGGCGCCGCCCTGTCCGTGGCCTCGGTCACGGGCCGTCCCATCATCTACGCGTCCACCGGTGAGGGACTCGAGGACCTCGAGCCTTTCCACCCGGACCGGATGGCGAGCCGCATCCTCGACCTCGGTGACATCCTCACCCTGATCGAGCAGGCGCAGCAGACCTTCGACGAGGCCGAGGCGATGAAGGTCGCCGAGAAGCTGGCGAAGGAGCAGTTCACCCTCGAGGACTTCCTCGAACAGCTGCAGCAGATGAAGAAGATGGGCTCGATGAAGAAGATGCTCGGGATGCTCCCGGGCATGGGCCAGATGAAGCAGCAGCTCGATAACTTCGACGAGCGCGAGATCGACCGCACCGAGGCGATCATCCGCTCCATGACCCCCGCTGAGCGCCGAAACCCCAAGCTTCTCAACGGCTCGCGACGCCTGCGCATCGCTCGAGGCTCGGGTATGACGGTCACCGACGTGAACCAGCTCGTACAGCGGTTCGACCAGGCCGCGAAGATGATGAAGACGGTTGCGCGCGGTGGCGTCCCCAGCATGCCCGGTGTCGGATCGATGGGCCGGCCCGGCGCATCCGCGAAGCGCGGCAAGCAGCAGAAGGCGAAGGGGTCGCGCTCGGGAAACCCCGCCAAGCGCGCCGCCGAGAACGCCGGGCTTCCGGCCGCAGAGCCGACCGGTTCGGGCTTCGGTCTCGGCGGCGGCGGCAAGGCGCCGAGCGAAGCCGACCTCGCGGAACTCCAGAAGCTGCTCGGGCGCGGCTGA
- a CDS encoding glutamate--cysteine ligase: MTVPFAPSRRSTVGLEWELMLADERTGDLVARGPEIIEELEESVAPERFAVTGELLTNTIEVTSGVGDTVEAAVDDIADAIAAVRTATDPRGVELLCAGSHPFAQWYDQEVTDKTRYHSLIERTQWWGRNMMIWGIHVHVGVDDVTKVFPIINALSTYLPHLQALSASSPFWAGERTGYASNRALVFQQLPTAGLPWGLDNWAEYESYLDDMVRTDVMADATEVRWDIRPAPRWGTIEVRACDGMSTLPELAAVAALTQTLVEDFSRRLDAGEELPSLQPWFVRENKWRAARYGLDARVIVDRDGRQEPVVEHLESTLERVGDIAVELKCAQELEGVRTTLAQGASYARQLAVADASGGDLRQVVQHLIREFRAGPERRAPLAARA, encoded by the coding sequence GTGACCGTCCCCTTCGCCCCGTCGCGCCGCTCGACCGTCGGCCTCGAGTGGGAGCTGATGCTCGCCGACGAGCGCACCGGCGATCTGGTGGCCCGCGGCCCCGAGATCATCGAAGAGCTCGAGGAATCGGTCGCCCCCGAGCGGTTCGCCGTCACGGGTGAGCTTCTCACGAACACGATCGAGGTCACCAGCGGCGTCGGCGACACGGTGGAGGCGGCCGTCGACGACATCGCGGATGCGATCGCGGCCGTGCGCACGGCGACGGACCCGCGCGGTGTCGAGCTGCTCTGCGCCGGAAGTCACCCCTTCGCGCAGTGGTACGACCAGGAGGTCACCGACAAGACCCGCTACCACTCCCTGATCGAGCGCACCCAGTGGTGGGGGCGCAACATGATGATCTGGGGCATCCACGTGCACGTCGGCGTCGACGACGTGACGAAGGTCTTCCCCATCATCAACGCCCTTTCCACCTATCTGCCGCATCTGCAGGCGCTCTCCGCATCCAGTCCGTTCTGGGCGGGCGAGCGCACCGGATACGCGTCCAACCGCGCCCTCGTCTTCCAGCAGCTGCCGACGGCCGGGCTGCCGTGGGGGCTCGACAACTGGGCGGAGTACGAATCCTACCTCGACGACATGGTGCGCACCGACGTCATGGCGGACGCGACCGAGGTGCGCTGGGACATCCGTCCCGCCCCGCGCTGGGGCACGATCGAGGTGCGCGCGTGCGACGGCATGTCGACGTTGCCCGAACTCGCCGCGGTCGCGGCCCTGACGCAGACGCTCGTCGAAGACTTCTCCCGGCGGCTCGACGCCGGCGAGGAGCTCCCCTCGCTGCAGCCCTGGTTCGTGCGCGAGAACAAGTGGCGCGCCGCGCGGTACGGGCTGGACGCACGCGTCATCGTCGATCGAGACGGACGCCAGGAACCCGTCGTCGAGCATCTCGAGTCCACCCTCGAGCGTGTCGGCGACATCGCCGTCGAGCTCAAATGCGCCCAGGAGCTCGAGGGCGTGCGCACCACCCTCGCGCAAGGAGCCAGCTACGCGCGCCAGCTCGCCGTCGCGGATGCATCAGGCGGCGACCTGCGCCAGGTCGTGCAGCACCTCATCCGCGAGTTCCGCGCCGGCCCCGAGCGCCGCGCGCCGTTGGCCGCCCGAGCCTGA
- the trmD gene encoding tRNA (guanosine(37)-N1)-methyltransferase TrmD, which yields MRIDVITIFPEFFDVLEVSLLGKARGNGLLDVRVHNLRDFTSDRHRTVDDTPYGGGAGMVMKPEPWGLALDAIAQEATSPPTFVFPSPAGERFVQATAREWSGLDHLVFGCGRYEGIDERVFTYAATLGQVRLASLGDYVLNGGEVAAMAMIEAVGRLVPGVVGNPESLVEESHEDGLLEYPSYTKPSEWRGLVVPDVLLSGHHGRVAEWRRDQQVARTRERRPDLLTD from the coding sequence GTGCGCATCGACGTCATCACGATCTTCCCCGAGTTCTTCGACGTCCTCGAGGTCTCGCTGCTCGGCAAGGCCCGCGGCAACGGACTGCTGGATGTGCGCGTGCACAACCTGCGCGATTTCACGAGCGACCGTCATCGGACCGTCGATGACACCCCCTACGGCGGGGGAGCGGGCATGGTGATGAAGCCCGAGCCCTGGGGTCTCGCGCTGGACGCGATCGCCCAGGAGGCGACGTCCCCGCCGACCTTCGTCTTCCCATCGCCGGCGGGCGAACGCTTCGTGCAGGCGACCGCTCGCGAGTGGAGCGGCCTGGATCACCTCGTCTTCGGATGCGGCCGGTACGAGGGCATCGACGAACGGGTCTTCACCTACGCGGCCACACTCGGGCAGGTGCGACTCGCCAGTCTCGGCGACTACGTGCTCAACGGCGGTGAGGTGGCGGCGATGGCCATGATCGAGGCCGTCGGACGTCTCGTGCCCGGTGTCGTCGGCAATCCCGAGAGCCTCGTCGAGGAGTCGCACGAGGACGGTCTTCTGGAGTACCCGTCCTACACGAAGCCCTCCGAGTGGCGCGGGCTGGTCGTGCCCGATGTGCTCCTGAGCGGGCACCACGGCCGAGTGGCCGAGTGGCGTCGAGACCAGCAGGTCGCACGCACGCGGGAGCGGCGTCCCGACCTGCTGACCGATTGA